One Triticum dicoccoides isolate Atlit2015 ecotype Zavitan chromosome 4B, WEW_v2.0, whole genome shotgun sequence genomic window carries:
- the LOC119296066 gene encoding transcription termination factor MTEF1, chloroplastic-like: MEELLLRHGRLSRPVATRRLRVVAVALRSRPSSSLAVPVFPPATAPAPAPALEHVLPSPHVAADAAAVLLEAGVRPEDLRRAAGMCPELMSVPVETITAALRFLTDEAGVPTEELPRVLRRRPRLLVSSAAARLRPTLYFLRALGVPDLHRRADLLSFSVEDKLLPRIEFLESLGLPSPAARSMARRFPALFYYGIDGNMRPKAEYLLGVMGRDADELFDFPEYFSYALDTRIATRHEACAARGVRMPLPTMLRPGEPKFEDCLAGCVGSTPPRRRSPLWHAYWVDGDGAGVGAVVEKAKRDDAIVASYRHVHY; this comes from the coding sequence ATGGAAGAACTCCTGCTGCGCCACGGCCGCCTCTCGAGGCCGGTGGCAACCCGCCGCCTCCGCGTCGTCGCCGTCGCGCTAAGGTCCAGACCGAGCAGCAGCCTCGCCGTCCCTGTGTTTCCGCCCgcgacggcgccggcgccggcgcctgcCCTTGAGCACGTGCTACCGTCGCCGCATGTGGCCGCAGACGCCGCAGCTGTCCTGCTCGAGGCGGGCGTGCGCCCGGAGGATCTCCGGCGCGCGGCGGGGATGTGCCCCGAGCTGATGTCCGTGCCCGTCGAGACCATCACGGCCGCGCTGCGGTTCCTGACCGACGAGGCCGGAGTGCCCACCGAGGAGCTGCCGCGCGTGCTGAGGCGACGCCCACGCCTGCTCGTGTCCTCCGCCGCGGCGCGTCTCCGGCCGACGCTCTACTTCCTCCGGGCGCTTGGCGTGCCCGACCTCCACCGCCGTGCCGACCTGCTCTCCTTCTCCGTGGAGGACAAGCTGCTCCCGCGGATCGAGTTCCTCGAGTCGCTGGGCCTCCCCTCCCCCGCCGCGCGCTCCATGGCACGCCGCTTCCCGGCGCTATTCTACTACGGCATTGACGGCAACATGCGGCCCAAGGCTGAGTACCTTCTGGGCGTCATGGGCCGCGACGCCGACGAGCTCTTCGACTTCCCGGAGTACTTCTCCTACGCGCTCGACACGCGCATCGCGACGCGCCACGAGGCCTGCGCCGCGCGCGGCGTGAGGATGCCGCTGCCCACCATGCTCCGGCCTGGGGAGCCCAAGTTCGAGGACTGCCTCGCGGGCTGCGTCGGCTCCACGCCGCCACGGCGGCGGTCTCCCCTTTGGCACGCCTATTGGGTGGATGGCGACGGCGCCGGCGTCGGCGCGGTGGTAGAGAAGGCCAAACGTGACGACGCGATCGTGGCATCATACCGCCATGTGCATTATTAG